A single window of Pyxicephalus adspersus chromosome 10, UCB_Pads_2.0, whole genome shotgun sequence DNA harbors:
- the ENO4 gene encoding enolase 4 isoform X1 — MSRTEGSREEARSAAQYYRGHRIPERVEEALNTGYRLQPPDLLGYLSNYFAELSMPPVISGVRGRKVLGGAGSAALEVEVFCTVRNKEKRICSTVISADPATPLTCHEAEEKERAMSVETAIGWIRETIGPLLGGTQPTEQSDIDQILSDFFQPKLEEERRRRDNERDAAALSTRSAPTPPISPAAGKKKGSGKAGKKAAAAEKSIPPADPPEPVIRGSLAVSAVSLAVATSAAILRDVPLYSYVSAMKHGKPPSEVTMPTPLITMMSCGKASPGKLNLMKEIMVVPRPGLTAQQAVDLASSLQAEIINQMDGVCKGGAWCTSVAMPGCLVFGAERMDQPLDLMRGACERLGLQLGGDVYVAINCAAYELMDENKGKYEIIGGVWKSPEEMVDLYVDLLGRHPAIVALVDPLRKEDAAQWEALGKAVSSRCYLIADVASKTAPGPQRGDPVLSSGAVLKYTNHMTISDLLEAVQLMEGQNRVTVLGCPQEESSGSSVVDLAVALGSRFVMLGGLLRGERTAKYNRLVAIEEELGQIGMLGLHTTFDFPMLWPSEEICNTETKPSL; from the exons ATGAGCCGCACCGAGGGGAGCCGGGAGGAGGCCCGGAGCGCCGCCCAGTATTACCGGGGACACCGCATACCGGAGAGGGTGGAGGAGGCCCTGAACACCGGCTACCGGCTACAGCCCCCCGACCTGCTCGGGTACCTG TCCAATTACTTTGCAGAGCTGTCGATGCCCCCGGTGATCAGCGGTGTCCGCGGGAGGAAAGTTCTGGGTGGAGCAGGAAGTGCGGCCCTGGAGGTGGAAGTGTTCTGCACAGTGAGGAACAAAGAAAAG AGAATATGCTCAACAGTGATCTCTGCAGACCCCGCGACTCCTCTGACCTGCCATGAAGCCGAGGAGAAGGAGAGGGCGATGTCGGTGGAGACAGCCATTGGATGGATCCGGGAGACCATTGGGCCCCTGCTAGGAGGGACACAACCAACTGAGCAGAGTGACATCGACCAGATATTAAG TGACTTTTTCCAGCCAAAATTGGAGGAAGAGAGACGGCGGAGAGATAACGAACGTGATGCCGCGGCCTTGTCCACCAGATCTGCCCCAACCCCTCCAATCTCACCTGCAGCCGGCAAGAAGAAGGGCAGCGGAAAAG CAGGTAAAAAGGCGGCTGCAGCAGAGAAGTCGATTCCTCCCGCTGACCCTCCGGAGCCGGTCATTAGGGGCAGCCTGGCAGTCAGTGCCGTGTCCCTGGCGGTGGCTACGAGCGCTGCGATCCTCCGAGACGTCCCGCTGTACTCCTATGTATCAGCAATGAAACACGGAAAG CCACCCAGCGAGGTGACGATGCCGACCCCTCTGATCACCATGATGAGCTGCGGCAAAGCTTCTCCCGGAAAGCTAAACCTGATGAAGGAAATTATGGTGGTCCCCCGACCAGGCCTGACAGCTCAGCAG GCTGTGGATTTGGCCTCCTCCCTCCAGGCAGAAATAATAAATCAGATGGACGGGGTATGTAAGGGTGGG GCGTGGTGCACCAGCGTGGCAATGCCGGGCTGTTTGGTATTCGGAGCTGAGCGCATGGATCAACCTCTGGATTTAATGCGAGGAGCCTGCGAGCGCCTGGGCCTTCAACTCGGAGGAGACGTTTATGTAGCCATAAATTGTGCTGCCTACGAATTGATGGACGAG AACAAAGGCAAATATGAAATCATCGGTGGAGTGTGGAAGAGTCCCGAGGAGATGGTGGATCTGTACGTGGACCTCCTCGGCCGGCACCCCGCCATCGTGGCCTTAGTGGACCCCCTGAGGAAAGAG gatgcTGCGCAGTGGGAGGCTCTGGGAAAAGCCGTCAGTTCCAGATGTTATCTAATCGCAGATgttgcatcaaaaactgcaccAGGACCGCAGCGAGGTGACCCCGTCCTATCATCTGGAGCCGTCCTCAAATACACCAATCACATGACAATCTCTGATCTGCTGGAGGCGGTGCAACTGATGGAAG GACAGAATCGGGTGACGGTTTTGGGGTGTCCACAGGAGGAGAGTTCAGGGAGCAGCGTGGTGGATCTG GCCGTGGCTCTGGGTTCGCGGTTCGTCATGTTGGGCGGGTTGCTCCGAGGGGAGAGGACAGCCAAGTATAATCGTCTGGTGGCCATAGAAGAGGAGTTGGGGCAGATCGGGATGCTGG GCTTGCACACCACCTTTGACTTCCCCATGTTGTGGCCCTCAGAGGAAATCTGTAATACAGAGACCAAACCATCGCTGTGA
- the ENO4 gene encoding enolase 4 isoform X2 — MSRTEGSREEARSAAQYYRGHRIPERVEEALNTGYRLQPPDLLGYLSNYFAELSMPPVISGVRGRKVLGGAGSAALEVEVFCTVRNKEKRICSTVISADPATPLTCHEAEEKERAMSVETAIGWIRETIGPLLGGTQPTEQSDIDQILSDFFQPKLEEERRRRDNERDAAALSTRSAPTPPISPAAGKKKGSGKGKKAAAAEKSIPPADPPEPVIRGSLAVSAVSLAVATSAAILRDVPLYSYVSAMKHGKPPSEVTMPTPLITMMSCGKASPGKLNLMKEIMVVPRPGLTAQQAVDLASSLQAEIINQMDGVCKGGAWCTSVAMPGCLVFGAERMDQPLDLMRGACERLGLQLGGDVYVAINCAAYELMDENKGKYEIIGGVWKSPEEMVDLYVDLLGRHPAIVALVDPLRKEDAAQWEALGKAVSSRCYLIADVASKTAPGPQRGDPVLSSGAVLKYTNHMTISDLLEAVQLMEGQNRVTVLGCPQEESSGSSVVDLAVALGSRFVMLGGLLRGERTAKYNRLVAIEEELGQIGMLGLHTTFDFPMLWPSEEICNTETKPSL; from the exons ATGAGCCGCACCGAGGGGAGCCGGGAGGAGGCCCGGAGCGCCGCCCAGTATTACCGGGGACACCGCATACCGGAGAGGGTGGAGGAGGCCCTGAACACCGGCTACCGGCTACAGCCCCCCGACCTGCTCGGGTACCTG TCCAATTACTTTGCAGAGCTGTCGATGCCCCCGGTGATCAGCGGTGTCCGCGGGAGGAAAGTTCTGGGTGGAGCAGGAAGTGCGGCCCTGGAGGTGGAAGTGTTCTGCACAGTGAGGAACAAAGAAAAG AGAATATGCTCAACAGTGATCTCTGCAGACCCCGCGACTCCTCTGACCTGCCATGAAGCCGAGGAGAAGGAGAGGGCGATGTCGGTGGAGACAGCCATTGGATGGATCCGGGAGACCATTGGGCCCCTGCTAGGAGGGACACAACCAACTGAGCAGAGTGACATCGACCAGATATTAAG TGACTTTTTCCAGCCAAAATTGGAGGAAGAGAGACGGCGGAGAGATAACGAACGTGATGCCGCGGCCTTGTCCACCAGATCTGCCCCAACCCCTCCAATCTCACCTGCAGCCGGCAAGAAGAAGGGCAGCGGAAAAG GTAAAAAGGCGGCTGCAGCAGAGAAGTCGATTCCTCCCGCTGACCCTCCGGAGCCGGTCATTAGGGGCAGCCTGGCAGTCAGTGCCGTGTCCCTGGCGGTGGCTACGAGCGCTGCGATCCTCCGAGACGTCCCGCTGTACTCCTATGTATCAGCAATGAAACACGGAAAG CCACCCAGCGAGGTGACGATGCCGACCCCTCTGATCACCATGATGAGCTGCGGCAAAGCTTCTCCCGGAAAGCTAAACCTGATGAAGGAAATTATGGTGGTCCCCCGACCAGGCCTGACAGCTCAGCAG GCTGTGGATTTGGCCTCCTCCCTCCAGGCAGAAATAATAAATCAGATGGACGGGGTATGTAAGGGTGGG GCGTGGTGCACCAGCGTGGCAATGCCGGGCTGTTTGGTATTCGGAGCTGAGCGCATGGATCAACCTCTGGATTTAATGCGAGGAGCCTGCGAGCGCCTGGGCCTTCAACTCGGAGGAGACGTTTATGTAGCCATAAATTGTGCTGCCTACGAATTGATGGACGAG AACAAAGGCAAATATGAAATCATCGGTGGAGTGTGGAAGAGTCCCGAGGAGATGGTGGATCTGTACGTGGACCTCCTCGGCCGGCACCCCGCCATCGTGGCCTTAGTGGACCCCCTGAGGAAAGAG gatgcTGCGCAGTGGGAGGCTCTGGGAAAAGCCGTCAGTTCCAGATGTTATCTAATCGCAGATgttgcatcaaaaactgcaccAGGACCGCAGCGAGGTGACCCCGTCCTATCATCTGGAGCCGTCCTCAAATACACCAATCACATGACAATCTCTGATCTGCTGGAGGCGGTGCAACTGATGGAAG GACAGAATCGGGTGACGGTTTTGGGGTGTCCACAGGAGGAGAGTTCAGGGAGCAGCGTGGTGGATCTG GCCGTGGCTCTGGGTTCGCGGTTCGTCATGTTGGGCGGGTTGCTCCGAGGGGAGAGGACAGCCAAGTATAATCGTCTGGTGGCCATAGAAGAGGAGTTGGGGCAGATCGGGATGCTGG GCTTGCACACCACCTTTGACTTCCCCATGTTGTGGCCCTCAGAGGAAATCTGTAATACAGAGACCAAACCATCGCTGTGA
- the ENO4 gene encoding enolase 4 isoform X3 codes for MSRTEGSREEARSAAQYYRGHRIPERVEEALNTGYRLQPPDLLGYLSNYFAELSMPPVISGVRGRKVLGGAGSAALEVEVFCTVRNKEKRICSTVISADPATPLTCHEAEEKERAMSVETAIGWIRETIGPLLGGTQPTEQSDIDQILSDFFQPKLEEERRRRDNERDAAALSTRSAPTPPISPAAGKKKGSGKAGKKAAAAEKSIPPADPPEPVIRGSLAVSAVSLAVATSAAILRDVPLYSYVSAMKHGKPPSEVTMPTPLITMMSCGKASPGKLNLMKEIMVVPRPGLTAQQAVDLASSLQAEIINQMDGVCKGGAWCTSVAMPGCLVFGAERMDQPLDLMRGACERLGLQLGGDVYVAINCAAYELMDENKGKYEIIGGVWKSPEEMVDLYVDLLGRHPAIVALVDPLRKEDAAQWEALGKAVSSRCYLIADVASKTAPGPQRGDPVLSSGAVLKYTNHMTISDLLEAVQLMEGRGSGFAVRHVGRVAPRGEDSQV; via the exons ATGAGCCGCACCGAGGGGAGCCGGGAGGAGGCCCGGAGCGCCGCCCAGTATTACCGGGGACACCGCATACCGGAGAGGGTGGAGGAGGCCCTGAACACCGGCTACCGGCTACAGCCCCCCGACCTGCTCGGGTACCTG TCCAATTACTTTGCAGAGCTGTCGATGCCCCCGGTGATCAGCGGTGTCCGCGGGAGGAAAGTTCTGGGTGGAGCAGGAAGTGCGGCCCTGGAGGTGGAAGTGTTCTGCACAGTGAGGAACAAAGAAAAG AGAATATGCTCAACAGTGATCTCTGCAGACCCCGCGACTCCTCTGACCTGCCATGAAGCCGAGGAGAAGGAGAGGGCGATGTCGGTGGAGACAGCCATTGGATGGATCCGGGAGACCATTGGGCCCCTGCTAGGAGGGACACAACCAACTGAGCAGAGTGACATCGACCAGATATTAAG TGACTTTTTCCAGCCAAAATTGGAGGAAGAGAGACGGCGGAGAGATAACGAACGTGATGCCGCGGCCTTGTCCACCAGATCTGCCCCAACCCCTCCAATCTCACCTGCAGCCGGCAAGAAGAAGGGCAGCGGAAAAG CAGGTAAAAAGGCGGCTGCAGCAGAGAAGTCGATTCCTCCCGCTGACCCTCCGGAGCCGGTCATTAGGGGCAGCCTGGCAGTCAGTGCCGTGTCCCTGGCGGTGGCTACGAGCGCTGCGATCCTCCGAGACGTCCCGCTGTACTCCTATGTATCAGCAATGAAACACGGAAAG CCACCCAGCGAGGTGACGATGCCGACCCCTCTGATCACCATGATGAGCTGCGGCAAAGCTTCTCCCGGAAAGCTAAACCTGATGAAGGAAATTATGGTGGTCCCCCGACCAGGCCTGACAGCTCAGCAG GCTGTGGATTTGGCCTCCTCCCTCCAGGCAGAAATAATAAATCAGATGGACGGGGTATGTAAGGGTGGG GCGTGGTGCACCAGCGTGGCAATGCCGGGCTGTTTGGTATTCGGAGCTGAGCGCATGGATCAACCTCTGGATTTAATGCGAGGAGCCTGCGAGCGCCTGGGCCTTCAACTCGGAGGAGACGTTTATGTAGCCATAAATTGTGCTGCCTACGAATTGATGGACGAG AACAAAGGCAAATATGAAATCATCGGTGGAGTGTGGAAGAGTCCCGAGGAGATGGTGGATCTGTACGTGGACCTCCTCGGCCGGCACCCCGCCATCGTGGCCTTAGTGGACCCCCTGAGGAAAGAG gatgcTGCGCAGTGGGAGGCTCTGGGAAAAGCCGTCAGTTCCAGATGTTATCTAATCGCAGATgttgcatcaaaaactgcaccAGGACCGCAGCGAGGTGACCCCGTCCTATCATCTGGAGCCGTCCTCAAATACACCAATCACATGACAATCTCTGATCTGCTGGAGGCGGTGCAACTGATGGAAG GCCGTGGCTCTGGGTTCGCGGTTCGTCATGTTGGGCGGGTTGCTCCGAGGGGAGAGGACAGCCAAGTATAA